From the genome of Apostichopus japonicus isolate 1M-3 chromosome 17, ASM3797524v1, whole genome shotgun sequence:
AGTGGCAAATTCACGATCAGTCGTAATCGTAAACCCACGCATACTGCCTGCCTATCCATGAGTTTTGTTTTCCTACTAAATAACGAGTCGCGTGCGTCGGGATGGTGCATTCAATAGGTGACAGCGACTCTCAATTCGTGACTATATTTGGTAGTCAATAACTGCTATATTATGTGCTTTTCCTGTTAAAAGTAATGATTGTTTCAGTTCAATCTAAGATTAGATCAGGGGTATAAACAATGTCTAATTATAGACTGTATTGTCATGAAAGTATAGAGTTGTTTTCCcaaatttgttatttgttctttttctctgaAGGGTATGGTAGAAACCTTTTCTGGGATCGCTTGTCTCTTCGGACAACCGATGGGAGGATTACTCTACCAGGTAAGGATATGAAATCCATTTGCCTGTTTTCAACAACATATTTCAACAAATATGttgtgagagcgtggtggccaattggctaaggcgtcggactcttgatccaaggattgctggttcgaatCCTGCCTGgttcattacattgtgtccttgggcaagatgctttatctcacttgcctctctccacccagggctTAAAttggtacctgtgaggtaacttgtcattgggcgcagtatataactgctgccaactggtgggattgtctctgggacaggttatcattgaccagaggtaatataacgtctgtaaagttgagacctatcgctggtataaagcgctatataaaaaaagaagcaaaacaaGCAAAAATATGTAATAATTCATGGATTTGTGAAGATTTTGACCTATAAGTGTGACCCCCacatccccaccccttcccccaaaaCAACTACAACACAGTTCTACTATATAGATTGAATTATACCGGTTCTATTCTGTTCTCAAACACTCCTTCACACAGCCATTTTCCCTCTTCATATGGGCTAGTATCAAATCATATATAACGGTAAAAGCAGCTAtgacaatttcaaatatttgtcttttattttttatttatgatattttttgaaattatattttatcCAGCCAATCATCTACATGTCTCTTGGAATGGCCTTTCGaagcaaaaaagaaataaaatattaaataccaTCATTAAGCGCTGTGATCTTTTGTAGAGCgctctatcaaatacatagtaataataataatcatcataataataataatacaacctTTCGCGTTCAATCCACCAACTAGAAAAGATAAAATCCTTGACCTAAACATCCGCAGTGTGCTAATAAAAGAATAATTTAGTACGGTAGTGTACTTCACTGAAAAGAGAAGTCTTTTATAGATCTAAGTGGATACAGACCATCAAGCACTTTGGTAATTTGACTAAGCGGACATTTCTTGGTTAAACCATCTCTAAAATTGCACTTTCCAATGGACACtgtatcaaacaacaatgaaatatgataaatcTATTTTTGGCTTCGTCCAGTTGTCATCTTCCGATTATACCTCATAGCAAACTTTAATTACGTTTAATACGTCATAGTCCTCGCAAACGTTTGGTCACTTAATAAACCTTTACACATGCGCTCTTGAATTGCTTTGTCAACTTGAACGggcaaatataatatttaataattcgtattaaattgtttttaaagttttatgtattgtttttaacatgtggttattgtttttattctgtattgtattgtactgtattgtttgttatatgtatgtgttgtttgtatttattgttgttaacatgttgttgttgtttgtaagACGTTTGTATTGTTTCGTGTTTATTGTTTATGGTATGTATCTATTGTTTTTTGAAATGcagcttttgtttttattctgtattgtattgtactgtattgtttgTAATATGTAtgtgttgtttgtatttattgtttttaacaTGCTTTTGTTGTTTGTAAGACGTTTGTATTGTTTCGTGTTTATGGTATGTATCTATTGTTTTTGAAATGCagcttttgtttttcatctgtACAATactatattgtattgtattgtaatatgtatttgtttttattgtttttaaccTTCTTTTGTTGCTTgtaatacatatttattgtttattgtttgtatttatttatttttaatatgtatttgtagTTTGAAGTATTTATTATCAGAATACGTTGGATATCAGTTGAACTTTCAACGTTCTATTTCCTACAGTTTGGTGGTTACGAGCTTCCATTCCTTGCATTTGGCGCCATTACGTTAATATGCCTTGTTATCAACTTTATCTTACTACCGTCCATCGGTAAGTTTACaggtttttagtttttttttgtcgaaTTTATCAGGTTCTACTAATGGAGAAAGTAAACTCCTTTTCCGTAACCAGTTAATTTTGAAGGAGACATGTACACATACATAAGGTTTTAGAATAGTCACCTAGGATATTGAACCTGGGCAAGAAAATCGAATCAATTTGATCCACACTCAAGCCCCAGTCTCCTCCCTGGTTCTGACTGTAACCGTTCGATCATGACAATTTTATTTCAAGTGAGTATCACGAGTTCATTCTAAAAGGTAATTGGTACTACATATCATGGTTAAAGATGGAAGGGCGATATATTACGCATACGAAGTAAATCGGGTAGCTCACCAACTGCGCTGTTCACATAAACCGTTACAGTGAAATGTGGATACTTTCTGTTTACCTTACGAAGTGACTCATGGTACTTCAACTGGTACTTCACTTGACGTAACTCCGTCATTGTAAATTTCCTTAAAACATTGTCCTTACCCCTCTCGTGGATGCCTTACCCTTACGGCAATGCCTTACCCCTCCAGTCGATGCCCTACCCCTCCCGACAATGTCTTACCCCTCCCGTCGATGCCCTACCCCTCCCGACAATGTCTTACCTCTTCCGTCGATGCCCTACCCCTCCCGACAATGTCTTGCCCCTTCCGTCGATGCCTTACCCCTCCCGACAATGTCTTACCCCTCTCATCGATACCTTACCTCTCTCGTCGATGCCTTAATACCTTCGTCGATGCCTTACACCTCTTGTCGATGCCCTACCCCTCCCGTCGATGCCCTACCCCTCCCGACAATGTCTTACCCCTCCCGTCGATGCCTTACCCCTCCCGACAATATCTTACCCCTCTCGTCGATGCCTTACCCCTCTCGTCAATGTCTTACCCCTCCCGTCGATGCCTTACCCCTATCGTCAATACATTACCCCTCTCGTCGATGCCTTACCCCTCTCGTCAATGTCTTACCCCTCTGGTCGATGCCTTACCCCTATCGTCAATACACTACCCCTCCCGTCGATGCCTTACCCCTCCCGACAATGTCTTACCCCTCTGGTCGATGCCTTAACCCCTTCGTCGATCCATAGTTCGAGACCATGTTACATACATGTGAGATAGACGAACAAGATAGGAATTAGCTTACCTGAAAGCGTTTTTCTGGTCGATGATTAGTTTCAGTTTTAGACAATCCAGGGATAAGGCATTGATAGGGTTCTTTAGATATCTAACAAATTATAGCTTCAGTTCAATCAATCTTGTAAAAGGGTCGTAACACGGACAGGATATGGCATATGCAACGGAAGTAATATGAAACCCATTAAGCAGTAGCGACTCTCTTGGTTGTTGCAGTACAGAACAAGTTCACCAGTTGTTTATTCCAAGATTATATGCTTTAggcaaaaataaataatcaaGTTTGATCTGTAATAGACTGTAGTGCTGTCATCAGTCAAGGTTATattgatatttccatttttaacttttgagaTTCGATCCGTTAGAGAAAGACTTTAGGGCCGGCCCAAACTTAAACTTGACATGTTTTAGACGGATACGAACCTCTGATATCGGTCTACAATGTATTTCCATGGTACTTTtaggttttgttgttgttcctgAAATGTACCTTTGAAACAAATGATGCTAATTAATGGCATAGTGACTGATCTACTTAGTATCGCAGATAGACCATCAGATCAGATCACCATAAGCAACACAAAACTGAATAGGAAAACAAGGAAACTTCATGGCATTGACTAACATGTTAACAATACATTGTTTTAGACGACATCCAAAAATCTTCTCTCGTTTATATGAAGTGAACTGGCTTTGTTTGAGCTGCGTTATTAGACTTTATAAGATAATTTAACATACAGACACATATCGAGGAAGCCACCACGTCATCATAAATTGAAAAAAGGGCATCCCATGGACTTGACATATTTTAATGGAACGTTACAATCACTTAGTAGTTTTAGTAGCCTTTGCTCTTTAGACAAATCCATCAGCGTTTATGTAGTGGCTATGATATGCCACTTGAAAACTTCCATTTATCCTATAGGAGGCTTGTAGAGTGACAAATTTTGTATGTTAAGTCAATAGGTCAATTAAGTGTGGCACGATGCCTAAAGAGTACGGATCGAATAGTACGTCACGATTTTTTGTGTAGAGACCAGATCATAATACGTTTTCTTTTAGTTTTCAAATGATAGTACAAATTAATGTCATACCAATAGACCAATAATGACAGAGTGACAATAATAAATTGTTAAGTTAAACgactttaatttaattttgaatgtacatttacaaacaattctttgatttttttttattgttttgcagAGAAAACGTCCTCATCTCCGGGTTCACTCAGGGAGTTGATTAGAATTCGTGATGTTTATCCTATCTGCCTCTTCGTCTTTGTGGTGGCCTTCTGTGATGGCTTTCTTCAGCCGATACTGGCTCTCAAAGCTTATGAGGTACATGTGTTACGCGTGTTACGCGTGTTACGCGTGTTGAATGTTGCGTGTGTTACTTATGTTGCATGTGTGTTGCGCGTGCTGCGCGTGTTGTGTGTTGCGTGTTGCGTGTGTTACCTTATGTTGTATGTGTGTTGCGCGTGCTGCGCGTATTGCGCGTATTACGCGTATTGCGCGTTACGTGTGTTACGTGTGTTACATGTGTTAAATgtgttacatgtatatatatatatatgtctccaCATAACACAGAAGATCACATCAGAGAAATGGCACCACTAACGACCTGTAATTGAACTAGCCGACTTTTTTTCCGGCTATGAGAAACCACATATACTTCATGGGATGCCAATTAACTTGGCATATTGTCATATTAGTTCAGGAGATGACGTAAGCGTTTAGAGCGGAGGTTATTTCCTATATAGTTCTTTATATCTTCAAATATCACATGGTTACTGTAGCTGCATCCTCTCTGGAGTACGAGTGTATGTTTAAATAGGATGAGAAATGCAATGCCATTTTCTCTTAGATTTTTATTTAAtggaataaatgttttaattattaatttagtGAACAGACGGTTTAAAAAGTGGTGTGcgcaagggaggggggggggtggagttaGTGGCAGCGCGACATGGCCCGATCGCCATTGTCAGTAAAGGGTAAATGGTTCAGTCGAGGGGGTTGTTTCATTGATTCAGGGAAGAATGAGAACAATTCTCCCTCACTCCCCTATTAAGGGTATGTATTAGAATCATCTTGCATTTAAACCTAATTTATGGCATCAGAGTGCATTATTTGAGGTCTACATTTTCCAGTCGGCTTCACTGACAATATAAGGACATAACCCTATTTTATATAATCCTTGATTTGCCCTTACCATTTCCATAAGGTCGAAGGATATTTAGAATTCCACCGTTTTGTACTTTTTATACTGTTAACATAATACAATTCAATAACATTGCAGTTCCTTATTAGTTTGAGGTTTTGCGAACTTCCAATTAATGAAGAATTATTATAAAAGCTTTGAAACTTCGGATTTGCTTCATGTTTACTTCACTCTTTTACCTGCCTCCTCTCAAATcatgcactttcctatctacctaaccCTCTGTATAGCGTTTCAGTACTACGCCCCCAATAACATAAATCGATTTAATGTGCAAGTTTGTAACACGAGCAAGTTGCATCAAATAGTTGGCGCTATTcataaatacaaataataataatcacttTGATATACTTTCAGGCTACCGACTGACCACTTTGCCGCCCCTACTATATCTATACTAATGCGAATTTGTTTGTTGAATTTTGGCGGCAACCTCACCGTACACCATCAAAGTTAAATCTTTCAATAAATCTTCTAATCGGGTGAATAAGTGTAAAGGATTTTAAAGGAACCGTCCCAGCAAACAGCGTGCCATATGACACTGTTTGAATTGTGACATAATCTCTAACTAAAGTAATCTACTAATGATTGTTAAAAGAAGCTAGGCTTGACTAGTCTAGCACTTTTGCTAACTTCCCAAGTAAGATTTGCAGAGTTGATGCATCTAGAAATCCTAACACAAGTGTGTAAGAATTGACCAATCATAGAAACATGGAATATTGTATTTCGTTGTACTATTAATTCATGGAAACAATGTTTCTTATCGCCGTATTTTTTAtctctcttctctcttttcTGTTTTAAGCTTGATCTTTCCGCAGCCTCCGTTGGCGTCCTCTTTCTACTACAGGGCATCGTGTACACAATCTTTGCGTCAATGTGTGGGTGGATAGCAGATTCTAATGGGGTAAgtggaatatatttttttaccttgATACTATCATTACTTGCTTAAGGTGATACCGTGTCCTACTTGCTCACcaaatttttaatttgatttgctAAAGTTTCTGTAATCGTAAAAACCGGTAAACCTTAATTTATTGTTAAGGATATATGCTAAAGGCCTTATGGGATTCCAATATGATTTGTCTCCGTTTCATATTTCGTAAAAGAAGTTGCTGGTGGGAACTTTGTCTATCTTTATGTAGGAAGTGTATCTTGTTAATCTTGTGAAAATAACCATGCATTAAACCATATTAAAACAGATAGTTTCATGTACATGGACTAAAAGTTAATATCACATAAAGAAACTATTAaacaatcaaaattatttttgtccttttacagaGTTACTTAAATAAACCAATGGCTCTGACTGGGGTCTTCATCATCTCAATCTCGTTTCTCGTTATGGGCCCGTCACCAATATTTTCTCTCACCAGCGAGTGAGTAATACCTCATGGATATTCAATTTGTCTATTATTGTGATGTCACTCATGAATAATCAATTTCGCAATTGTTGTAACTTCATCGTATTAAAAGACAAATCTACTGTTTGATAATGAACTGCGCGTGCGTGCTACAACATTGGCATTACAGGCCATGTGCACGATAAACCTActtgactggacgttgaaacttaaagtttcatatagtctctgctCAGTTGCaatttcagaggctagctgcgtagccaactagTTCggagcctgtcacggcgctcacaagcgccctcactttgtaaatacctacatgactatatTCCCTGGTAtgttgtccgcccaaaaataacaccatgaaaAACCgtaaagttcttcctaatactgcaagcactccacgcgcactacaattctgcgtatttgcaggcacATGAAGTTCTAGTTACATTTGTGTTTACCTGTATAGCATTTTATCCTATGCGGCATCAGAACGCCCTCTCTGGCCCTATATTGCTTTGTATAGCAATTACCACATTTCCAGAAGATGGGTACGGCTAGTTACAAGGAACGACTGCCAACAAAGCCATTGTATAAGCCTGTCCAGTGTATTACATTACAGAACATGTGAAAGGCATACGAGAAAAGTGAAATTACCgtctttattaaatatatattacatatattatattaaatattactatAGGTTCCTATTGAAACGACTTACTGAGAAAGACCGAAATATACATGTTCCCGGTTTCCAAGCTTCGTTTTGATTGATATCCATTTGATGTTTTATACTATACACTATCGGTAAAGACCGTGAAGCTTGGACGTTACTAAGTACTATAAcacttgaagaagaaaaaactgcaACAAATAAGCATTGTTTGACGAAAAATCAAAGACTTCGTGaattttcttgctttttatGATGTATTTACTCATTtctttttgatatatatttttttaggaGTATGCAAACTCCAGTGCTAGCAGTTGGATTATCATTGATGGGTGTTGGCCTAGCCATGGCGTATGTTCCCACATACCCGGAACTGATTGGAGCTGCTTTGTGAGTTGAAAACCATGACACATTTTTATCAATAAGGTAAATCAAGTTTAATcatgaaaaattcaaatcaaaaaTGCGCCCTAGATTCATTGAAATTGCTTAATGGTTATCTGTCCAGTCAAAATGGAATCTGTTATAGTAATAGAAGTCAAGGGCGGACTAACGTTTGGGGCAATCGATTCAACGCCAGAGAGCCCGGGCGATATGAGCCCACCAGCCTCCATAATCGTCCAATCAAATATGATCTTCACTCACGTTTCGATCCAGTATTGCGCGTTCTACGACATTATATTTAGAGGTGGGGCCAAATCGTGACACAATGATTGATGTAACGGGATGAGACCCCGTCACCTTTCTCGGATGGCTAATCCGCTCCGTAGAGGGGGCCCATCAATGACCCATTTTGTCCAAGGTCCGTATCAACGTCAATACGCCCTTAgaaatgttatgttttgttaGTTTATCTGTCAGTATAGTAAACCAACATTCCATGGAATTTTATATCAgtagaataaataaatgaattaacaatatttttactctatttttcatttatttcagtgATAATGGTATGGTAAATGACTTGAAGACACAGGGCGTAGCTGCGGGACTATCAATGGCTTTGTTTAGTCTTGGGTAAGTCACTTACTGGATAAATGGCTTTACATTAAATCCTCGCAATTAAGACGGCAATATTTAATCGCTAAAGAAAACTTCAGACTAAAACTAGAAGCAGTTCAAACCTACTGCAGCTACAGCCTCGTTGTATGATAGCCTACTAGTTAAGATTGCTTGAACTTATACTTGTACATTTTCTGTTAGCTCTTAATCACACTAATAAATCagtaataggcctatatttgttttacaatacATATGAACACTTGAGTCGATCACTTTGTGTCACAATTGCATGTATAAACCGCTCAGTGGGTAATTATTCAACGTAATGTGACCGCAATTCATTTGATATAAATTTCGTCTACCCGGTTCGGAAGTACTGTGGAAAGTTAATAGCCTGTCAGGCGGGTGAATGCCCCAAATCGACCTAAAAATTGACTGTTGTTGCACCTTACCGAGGTTTGATAGGTGGTTATAATAGAGGGATACTTCAGCAATGAGTTTTCACTTGCTGGACATTATATGAGGTGTTCCCAATCGTCTGAAGAAATAAAGAggtcataataacaataaagtaaactacttttcaaaagtttttttttttaacagggTTTAGCTAAAAGTTTAGCCATTTTGTATGAACCTTAAAAGCCGCATTCCATTTTAAAGTGTAGAATCGATCGGGTACAATACGAGAAATGATAATGCTGAGTTCATCCAATTATTCGCATCTTCGCTCGCAAATATCCAGTTATACGAAATATTCTAATTTCTAAAGGGTTTATACATCTTCGCTCGCAAATATCCAGTTATACGAAATATTCTTATTTCTAAAGGGTTTATACGACGGGAATGTGTTCTTTCTTCATGGACATGCATTTTCATTAAGTTATACCCTTTAATCTTATGCCTAGATGTGATCAGAAAGGTGTTGCCCAATGATTGCTTCAGGCATATTCGTGACTATGTGCTTTTTGCtgaatttcttttgtttacagAAATGCTTTTTTGCTTTCGGATAAACCCTGCTTCATGTTATGCCTAACGGCAAATTAGTCATGTCAGGGTATACGGGTAACAGCTAAATGCTTGACTTGTATCGACAATACGTCGTAAATGATATGTGATTTCTACATACATTTCTACATGTATTTCTCATACATTTCTAGGTGGTTAGTGCCATGTAATAAAATGCATGTCTAATCGCTACTAAGCTTGGCGAAAATGTATGAACTGGGTGGAATGCTATATGGTGAACTGAATATTTAAACCTTACAtagtgaatattcatgaaacctAAGATGTGTACCATagcgatgaatattcatgaccctGTGTACTTCTCTATTTTAATCTTTCAGTTCATTCATTGGCCCAATCGCCGGAAGTTCAGCGTATCAGTTACTTGGATTTGCATATTCAACGTCTTTGGCCTCTATCTTGTGCCTCTTCTTTGGCTTCATAATATCCATATTTTACATTTGGAGGACGTTTTCTAAGACTTGAAGCAACAAAGTGTCGATCATCAACTGGATTATGCAAAATGTGTGaagaaaaaattccaaaaaCCATTTTATTTGTCTTCACAAATTCATTAATGTGGTCTTTCACAATTTACCATCGTTTGACGTTAATAACATGATTAGCGTGATTGAAGAAGAGGAAAACAGAGAAAAGTAGAAAGAAATGATAACAACAAAGCTTGAATGAGAGAGACAAGTTATGTTGCTCCAAGATTCGGAAAGTCATATGCTGGATTATAGCTGTTTACAGGTACTCTAGTTATAATAcaagacaaaataaatatgtttaaacTAGAGAGCCTGGCGTTTCGATCAGAGGCTGACTGAAACGAAACGATTAAGAACAATGAATAGAGCAACAATAGAAACAACAATAGAGAGGAAAGATGAAAGGAAAGAGCGatgagaggattaaaggcagtGGAGGTAAACTCTGCGGGGTGTAACAATAGGTTTAAGGCCTGTTGAGATAAACTTGAGGGGGTGTAACAATGGGTGTAAGGGCTGTAGAGATAACTCTGAGGGGTGTAACAATGGGATTACGGGCTGTAAAGATAAATCTTAACGGGTTGTAACAATGGGATTAAGGGCTGTCAAGATAAACTTGAGGGGTTGTAACAATGCATTACTTTGTATACAACAAATACCTAAAGATCAACTATCAATGCATCTCTGGATTATTGTATTCATCTCGCTTATCATcctcacacacacatattaaAAGTTGGTATAAACACAGTTGGTTTGGACCGAGGAGACTGCTACACCCTCCCATCCTTCAACTACATGGGGCATCGTCTTCAATGCCCTCAGGACCACATACCTACTTTTACAGAATCCTACATCCGCCTCTGCAGAGACATATCCGATCCACAAATTAATCCGATTAACACTTGCTTACATGTCGCttttcaaacttaaatttaagtttaatattttattaagttATGCAGCTGATTTATGATATCACAAATTCATATTTATCTCAAAGTTTAGTTTCATACCGAAAGATTGTTTAATAAAACCAAGTTCAGGCAACTGGAACAAGCATGTTATCCTTTCTTGTTATCTCTCCTACTTCTTGCCCAATTCAAATGACTTTTGAGGTTattatttcagtttattttcGATCTTATTTTTTCGGATGACAAATGCAGCTCGTAAGgtgaatttttttaattcttttttttttttttaaagaaattaccCAAAAAGTTATACATTTTTGCAAGACATCTCAGTGGCTGTTGGAATGTGCCGATAAGGCGTAGGCGGTTGACGAAAAGATAAGACTCCAAACTAAATTAAATAGTTGTCTATTGCTTCACGTTCAGTTGGTGCAATATAAGGTAAGCGGTGTGTTgcacccgaaccgaattgtacagttgcttataatagcgttttcgacttgaatatattgcgcatttatatgcatccgtgttataacatgataacacgtgttatgctagaggcacattttattgcggcctgtgttaaaaaaatatatatatataaaaatataaaaacatatacaaaatacaaaatatataaatattttatattataaagaaaaataataaataaatataaaaaaaataaaaataaatataataccactacgatttactgtattgtatctttaacatatctagctctcgcatgctccctaaacataacacgtgttagtgtgttataacaccctggcatataaatgcataatatgctatacgttaagaacaaatataagctcacaccttttcggcttgggtggGTATTTTAGGTATGTCAACCAGCGGTGACCGcaaaagaggaggagagggggaggatggCGCGCCGCATATTCCCCATCGTCTATCAGGGAAGATGGTCCAGTCAAGGGAATTTgttcattaatataaaaaaatatatgcccTTTTAGACATTAATTAACATCAAGTATGACTGACAAACAGTTTCCccttatttttttgggggggggggggagggggagaaaaCGTTTACTATTTGCCCTTATTAGCACTGACATTAGGAAAGGCCCTAGCCCTTGGCCCAAACtctttgacaattttttcttcaactCTAACAAGActtcaaatatgacaatatcGTAATATCCTgatttatgaaagaaaatacctgacaattttttttcttcaactttaACAAGACTTCACATATGACAATATCGTAAGATCCtaatttatgaaagaaaataccACTTCCTTTTTGTCTTCGGTTGGGGCAACCGAATGCAAGGCAGAATTCTGGCATGTTTACATTTTGGTAAGTTGGTATTAACATTATTGTGCTGAAATTGACAGTGAGCTTAAGAACGACTTTCGCATCTTGCGCAATTTGCCAGATTTGGTAATGACCACGGAATCTCCATGTTGGCACATGTCTTTTAACCTTCCGCACCATCCCAAAACAGGAGTGGTCGAGCAGGGGGTGCGTGGGAATAGCTCCTTAGTCCTTCCCCTCCATCAGTGGTAGCAAAAACTTAAAATGGAGAAGCACTAATTTTCCATATGTGTAA
Proteins encoded in this window:
- the LOC139984698 gene encoding MFS-type transporter SLC18B1-like isoform X1 codes for the protein MEYRGDNAPANQQTTIYGIADSASVISIEEEEEQNEAEKEEKEESEVKEDGYQASSPSCRQVCTFISLALALIMDNASYYMKEPFFPVVAKGHNVTEAEIGVIFGSHFLVALLFSPVVGKFLPVFGTRRTFLTGLAIGVVTDVMFIYVKLCESRHAFFFASLSTECVAAIGSAATDTAALAIVAQVFPQNVAKMIGMVETFSGIACLFGQPMGGLLYQFGGYELPFLAFGAITLICLVINFILLPSIEKTSSSPGSLRELIRIRDVYPICLFVFVVAFCDGFLQPILALKAYELDLSAASVGVLFLLQGIVYTIFASMCGWIADSNGSYLNKPMALTGVFIISISFLVMGPSPIFSLTSESMQTPVLAVGLSLMGVGLAMAYVPTYPELIGAAFDNGMVNDLKTQGVAAGLSMALFSLGSFIGPIAGSSAYQLLGFAYSTSLASILCLFFGFIISIFYIWRTFSKT
- the LOC139984698 gene encoding MFS-type transporter SLC18B1-like isoform X3, coding for MEYRGDNAPANQQTTIYGIADSASVISIEEEEEQNEAEKEEKEESEVKEDGYQASSPSCRQVCTFISLALALIMDNASYYMKEPFFPVVAKGHNVTEAEIGVIFGSHFLVALLFSPVVGKFLPVFGTRRTFLTGLAIGVVTDVMFIYVKLCESRHAFFFASLSTECVAAIGSAATDTAALAIVAQVFPQNVAKMIGMVETFSGIACLFGQPMGGLLYQFGGYELPFLAFGAITLICLVINFILLPSIEKTSSSPGSLRELIRIRDVYPICLFVFVVAFCDGFLQPILALKAYELDLSAASVGVLFLLQGIVYTIFASMCGWIADSNGSYLNKPMALTGVFIISISFLVMGPSPIFSLTSESMQTPVLAVGLSLMGVGLAMAYVPTYPELIGAAL
- the LOC139984698 gene encoding MFS-type transporter SLC18B1-like isoform X2 encodes the protein MKAPANQQTTIYGIADSASVISIEEEEEQNEAEKEEKEESEVKEDGYQASSPSCRQVCTFISLALALIMDNASYYMKEPFFPVVAKGHNVTEAEIGVIFGSHFLVALLFSPVVGKFLPVFGTRRTFLTGLAIGVVTDVMFIYVKLCESRHAFFFASLSTECVAAIGSAATDTAALAIVAQVFPQNVAKMIGMVETFSGIACLFGQPMGGLLYQFGGYELPFLAFGAITLICLVINFILLPSIEKTSSSPGSLRELIRIRDVYPICLFVFVVAFCDGFLQPILALKAYELDLSAASVGVLFLLQGIVYTIFASMCGWIADSNGSYLNKPMALTGVFIISISFLVMGPSPIFSLTSESMQTPVLAVGLSLMGVGLAMAYVPTYPELIGAAFDNGMVNDLKTQGVAAGLSMALFSLGSFIGPIAGSSAYQLLGFAYSTSLASILCLFFGFIISIFYIWRTFSKT